The genomic segment CCGCTCGGCCTCGGCTCATCGCAGAAGAGCTGCTCTTGTACGACAAGGACGGGCAGTCCCTCCTCGATGACCACGCGCTCCGGATTCTGATCGCGCTTCACCAGGAGACGCTCACGGCCCAGGAAATCTCCCAGCGCTACAAGATCCCCATCGCACCCTGCTACCGTCGGATCCGGCGGCTCGTCTCGTTGGGTCTGATTTCGGAGGCGGGCTACGTCACCGAGGGCCGCCGACGTCCGGCTCACCTGTACAAGTCTGAGGTGGACCGTTTCACGATCACGTACGGCAGCGGGGAGATGACCCTGCACCTCATGCTCCGGAGCGGGGTCGCCGCAACCGCGGTCGTCCACCTCCGCGAGGACGTCGCGGCTACCCAAACAATGGCGCCAAGCCCGGGCGGTATCGGGGAACGTCCGACCTCATGATGTCCGGGTTGGTCTTCCTCGCCAGAGCAACGTAGTATGCCACGAATTGCAGCGGCACGATGGAGACGATCGGGCGGAGGAGCCGAGCCACGGCCGGGATGGGCACGTCCACATCCGGCGCTTCGCCCATCGTGCTGACCGAGGCTCCGGTGCGGGCAATCCCCCGGAGGATCTCCGCCTCGCGGTCGGCGTCGTCGTTCGACCGGATGGCGATCACGGACTCGCGCCGATCCAGGGAGAGGAATGGGCCGTGCTGGAACTGCTCGATGTGGTATCCGCTCGCCGGGAAGCTGCACGTCTCCCTGATCTTGAGCGCAGCCTCGAGGGCGGTGACCTCGTCCAGACCGCTTCCTAGGAACGTGACCCGGCC from the Thermoplasmata archaeon genome contains:
- a CDS encoding winged helix-turn-helix domain-containing protein; amino-acid sequence: ARPRLIAEELLLYDKDGQSLLDDHALRILIALHQETLTAQEISQRYKIPIAPCYRRIRRLVSLGLISEAGYVTEGRRRPAHLYKSEVDRFTITYGSGEMTLHLMLRSGVAATAVVHLREDVAATQTMAPSPGGIGERPTS